The following are encoded together in the Deinococcus soli (ex Cha et al. 2016) genome:
- a CDS encoding excalibur calcium-binding domain-containing protein codes for MSPLTLGALEDLGYRVQAGRAAPFRLPVGACPVQADSPAVPAGGFASCAAARAAGAALPLRWGQPGYRPGLDGDGDGLACER; via the coding sequence GTGAGTCCGCTGACGCTGGGCGCGCTGGAGGACCTGGGGTACCGGGTGCAGGCGGGCAGGGCCGCGCCGTTCCGGCTGCCGGTGGGGGCCTGCCCGGTGCAGGCGGACTCGCCGGCCGTGCCTGCCGGGGGCTTTGCGAGCTGCGCGGCGGCGCGGGCGGCGGGGGCGGCGCTGCCGCTGCGGTGGGGGCAGCCGGGCTACCGGCCGGGCCTGGACGGGGACGGGGATGGACTGGCCTGCGAACGCTGA